A stretch of Telopea speciosissima isolate NSW1024214 ecotype Mountain lineage chromosome 11, Tspe_v1, whole genome shotgun sequence DNA encodes these proteins:
- the LOC122645001 gene encoding hydroquinone glucosyltransferase-like, producing MDLEPGAIKAFMESGDLCTQPIYPVGPLIRTGSGDEGDPNECLRNTILLIYETKRTLKWLDDQPAGSVVFVSFGSGGVLSPEQLNELAFGLEQSEQRFLWVIRSPTRKSVHANFFNSQSIEDPFSYLPQGFLERTKGRGVVVPSWAPQIQVLNHGSTGGFLTHCQWNSTLESIVHGMPLIAWPLFAEQRMNAVMLVEDMKVALRPKEREDGIIGQEEIAKVVRSLMEGEEGQSVRSRMRELKDTAARVLSEEGSSTQSLSEVAQKWRTH from the exons ATGGATTTGGAACCGGGTGCAATCAAGGCTTTTATGGAAAGTGGAGATTTGTGCACCCAACCGATCTATCCGGTTGGACCGCTCATAAGAACCGGTTCTGGAGATGAGGGTGATCCAAATGAATGTCTTAGG AACACCATTCTGTTGATTTACGAAACCAAACGCACCCTTAAGTGGTTGGATGATCAACCAGCTGGGTCTGTTGTGTTTGTTTCATTTGGGAGTGGAGGAGTTTTGTCACCAGAGCAGCTGAATGAATTGGCCTTTGGATTGGAACAAAGTGAGCAAAGATTTTTATGGGTTATTAGAAGCCCAACTCGTAAATCTGTGCATGCCAACTTCTTTAATTCCCAAAGCATTGAGGATCCATTTTCGTACCTACCACAAGGGTTCTTGGAGAGGACCAAAGGAAGAGGAGTTGTGGTGCCCTCATGGGCTCCTCAGATCCAAGTTCTAAACCATGGTTCGACTGGAGGGTTTTTGACTCATTGTCAGTGGAACTCAACTTTGGAGAGCATTGTCCATGGTATGCCTTTGATTGCTTGGCCACTCTTTGCAGAGCAAAGGATGAATGCAGTGATGCTAGTGGAGGACATGAAGGTGGCATTAAGGcccaaagagagagaagatggaattATTGGGCAAGAAGAGATTGCAAAGGTGGTGAGGAGTCtaatggaaggagaagaagggcaGAGTGTAAGAAGTAGGATGAGGGAGCTAAAGGATACAGCAGCCAGGGTGTTAAGTGAAGAAGGGTCTTCAACACAGTCACTCTCCGAGGTAGCACAGAAATGGAGGACCCATTAA